One window of the Gemmatimonadaceae bacterium genome contains the following:
- a CDS encoding phospholipase D-like domain-containing protein, whose product MTPESLQLLIAVVHVVLAIGVSAHIVLTKHDPRAAIGWIGLVWLTPVVGSAMYVFLGVNRIRRRAGELRRDRTAAGTTRTGSHLVPQRGLALSEVPEALRPMATLTSRVTGAPLVGGNDVEPLVNGDAAYPAMLAAIDGAQRSIALATYIFDRGAVADQFILALARAVSRGVQVRVLIDGVGARYSRPPIIATLRTNGIPVARFLPSSFPLPHPYFNLRNHRKLLVVDGAVGFCGGMNIRDGHMLSLVPRGPTQDIHFRFRGPVVRQMMSVLAFDWTFTTGEELQGDEWFPPIDAAGSVIARGIPDGPDEDFEALLFTFLGALAQARRTVRIVTPYFLPDPALIDALKVAALRGVEVQIILPARGNLRTVQWAQTAQLGPIIHSGCHVYLTREPFDHSKMFVVDGAWSLVGSANWDPRSLRLNFEYVVECYSTALAAQLDAMIDAKRAGARELTRADLRMRPLPVKLRDGVMWLAQPYL is encoded by the coding sequence ATGACCCCAGAATCCCTCCAGCTCCTGATTGCCGTCGTGCACGTCGTGCTGGCGATTGGCGTTTCGGCGCACATCGTCCTCACCAAGCACGACCCGCGCGCCGCCATCGGGTGGATCGGGCTCGTGTGGCTCACGCCCGTGGTGGGCTCGGCGATGTACGTGTTCCTGGGCGTGAACCGGATTCGCCGCCGGGCCGGCGAGTTGCGCCGCGATCGCACGGCCGCCGGCACCACGCGTACGGGATCGCATCTCGTGCCGCAGCGCGGGCTCGCGCTCTCCGAGGTGCCTGAGGCCCTGCGGCCCATGGCCACGCTCACGTCGCGCGTCACCGGCGCCCCGCTGGTCGGGGGCAACGACGTGGAGCCGCTGGTGAACGGCGACGCCGCCTATCCGGCCATGCTCGCGGCCATCGACGGCGCGCAGCGCAGCATCGCGCTCGCCACGTACATCTTCGACCGCGGCGCCGTCGCCGACCAGTTCATCCTCGCCCTGGCCCGCGCCGTGTCGCGCGGCGTTCAGGTGCGCGTGCTCATCGACGGCGTGGGCGCGCGGTACAGCCGCCCGCCGATCATCGCCACGCTGCGCACCAACGGCATTCCGGTGGCGCGCTTCCTGCCGTCCAGCTTTCCGCTGCCGCACCCGTATTTCAACCTGCGCAATCACCGCAAGCTGCTCGTCGTGGACGGCGCCGTGGGCTTCTGCGGCGGGATGAACATCCGCGACGGGCACATGCTCTCGCTCGTCCCCCGCGGCCCCACGCAGGACATCCACTTCCGGTTCCGGGGGCCCGTGGTGCGGCAGATGATGAGCGTGCTCGCCTTTGACTGGACGTTCACCACCGGCGAGGAGCTGCAGGGCGACGAGTGGTTCCCGCCGATCGACGCCGCGGGCTCGGTGATCGCCCGCGGCATCCCCGACGGCCCCGACGAGGACTTCGAGGCGCTGCTGTTCACCTTCCTCGGCGCCCTGGCCCAGGCGCGGCGCACCGTGCGCATCGTCACGCCGTACTTCCTGCCCGATCCGGCGCTCATCGACGCGCTGAAGGTGGCGGCGCTCCGCGGCGTGGAGGTGCAGATCATCCTCCCGGCGCGCGGCAATCTGCGCACCGTGCAGTGGGCCCAGACGGCGCAGCTCGGTCCGATCATCCACAGCGGATGCCACGTGTACCTCACCCGCGAGCCGTTCGACCACTCCAAGATGTTCGTCGTCGACGGCGCGTGGTCGCTGGTGGGGTCGGCCAACTGGGATCCGCGCAGCCTGCGGCTCAACTTCGAGTACGTGGTGGAGTGCTACAGCACGGCGCTGGCGGCGCAGCTGGACGCCATGATCGACGCCAAACGCGCCGGCGCGCGCGAACTCACGCGCGCCGATCTCCGGATGCGGCCGCTGCCCGTCAAATTGCGCGACGGCGTGATGTGGCTGGCCCAGCCGTATCTCTGA
- a CDS encoding DUF983 domain-containing protein, which yields MPQPHPDRRVSAAFARALALRCPRCGGRGIFESWFRMRPACPTCGLALERGEDEDYWYGGYMFNLIAAELLTIGATAAFVVWTFPAVPWTAVEIAGPALAVLSPLLAFPFTRGVWLAWDLAFRPTEPGDADR from the coding sequence ATGCCCCAACCGCATCCCGATCGCCGAGTGTCCGCCGCGTTCGCCCGCGCGCTCGCGCTCCGCTGCCCGCGCTGCGGCGGCCGCGGGATATTCGAGTCGTGGTTCCGCATGCGTCCGGCGTGCCCCACCTGCGGCCTGGCGCTGGAGCGCGGCGAGGACGAGGACTACTGGTACGGCGGCTACATGTTCAATCTGATCGCCGCCGAACTGCTCACCATCGGAGCGACGGCGGCGTTCGTCGTCTGGACGTTTCCCGCGGTGCCGTGGACCGCCGTGGAGATCGCCGGTCCCGCGCTCGCCGTGCTGTCGCCGCTGCTGGCGTTTCCGTTCACGCGCGGCGTGTGGCTGGCCTGGGACCTCGCGTTCCGGCCCACCGAACCAGGGGACGCCGACCGGTAG
- a CDS encoding CBS domain-containing protein: MLKLRNIMTADVVSVTPMTTLRDTMELLAKHHVSGAPVLAGGRVVGVISTGDLIDFAAFEPGVPTESEEDTEWRDWSELPLPDGGDLENEPSAEFFTDLWDDAGADVTGRMESAGGPEWNVLEQHEVREAMTRQLWALGPDDSVEKAAELMSRAGIHRVLVVENEALVGIVTVTDIARAVADHKLAGRTYVFNRDREFREPWS, from the coding sequence ATGCTGAAACTCCGCAACATCATGACGGCCGACGTCGTCTCGGTGACTCCCATGACGACGCTCCGCGACACGATGGAGTTGCTGGCCAAGCACCACGTGAGCGGCGCGCCGGTTCTGGCCGGCGGACGCGTGGTGGGCGTGATATCGACCGGCGATCTGATCGACTTCGCCGCGTTCGAGCCCGGCGTGCCCACGGAGAGCGAGGAGGACACCGAGTGGCGCGATTGGAGCGAGCTGCCGCTCCCGGATGGCGGGGACCTCGAGAACGAACCGTCGGCGGAGTTCTTCACCGATCTCTGGGACGATGCCGGCGCCGACGTGACCGGACGCATGGAGAGCGCCGGCGGTCCCGAGTGGAACGTGCTCGAGCAGCACGAGGTGCGCGAGGCGATGACGCGCCAACTCTGGGCGCTGGGGCCCGATGATTCGGTGGAGAAGGCCGCGGAGTTGATGAGCCGCGCCGGCATCCATCGCGTGCTGGTGGTGGAGAACGAGGCGTTGGTGGGTATCGTCACGGTGACCGACATCGCGCGCGCCGTGGCCGACCACAAGCTGGCGGGACGTACGTACGTATTCAACCGCGACCGGGAGTTCCGCGAGCCCTGGTCCTGA
- a CDS encoding universal stress protein encodes MFRTIVVPLDGSPLAEHALATATMLAERAKAEVHLVRAYQLFLHDLGDEWPLDQAMRDETQEYLDRAAQGIQRETGIRPTTALLAGQPAQSICEYVRGVKDPLLVMSTHGRTGFSRAWMGSVADGVVRTATNPVLLLRPDEAPDGLLEPIGVFERMLVPVDGSSYSEQIVAPAMELAELTAARVLLLEVVKPVYVPAYASMMEYPASYAPAEDYATETTHVLVQRAAEYISNLAIRLRRQYAVLDIQTEVRTDNSPATTILDTARAQGADLVALATHGRGMSRLMVGSVADKVLRGGPRALLVVRPQ; translated from the coding sequence ATGTTTCGCACCATCGTAGTGCCACTCGATGGCTCACCCCTGGCCGAGCACGCCCTGGCCACAGCCACGATGCTGGCGGAGCGCGCCAAGGCGGAGGTGCACCTCGTGCGCGCGTACCAACTGTTCCTGCACGACCTCGGCGATGAGTGGCCGCTGGACCAGGCGATGCGCGACGAGACCCAGGAATATCTGGACCGCGCGGCGCAGGGCATTCAGCGCGAGACGGGGATCCGGCCCACCACCGCGCTGCTCGCGGGCCAGCCGGCGCAGTCGATCTGCGAGTACGTGCGCGGCGTCAAGGATCCGTTGCTCGTCATGTCCACCCACGGCCGCACGGGATTCAGCCGCGCGTGGATGGGCAGCGTGGCCGACGGCGTCGTGCGCACGGCCACCAATCCGGTGCTGTTGCTGCGGCCCGACGAGGCGCCGGACGGCCTGCTCGAGCCGATCGGGGTGTTCGAGCGCATGCTCGTGCCGGTGGATGGATCGAGCTATTCGGAGCAGATCGTGGCGCCGGCCATGGAGCTGGCCGAGCTCACCGCGGCCCGCGTCCTATTGCTCGAGGTGGTGAAGCCCGTGTACGTCCCGGCCTACGCGTCCATGATGGAGTATCCGGCCAGCTACGCGCCCGCCGAGGACTACGCCACCGAGACCACGCACGTGCTGGTGCAGCGCGCCGCCGAGTACATCTCCAATCTGGCCATCCGCCTGCGCCGCCAGTACGCGGTGCTCGACATCCAGACCGAGGTGCGCACCGACAACTCGCCGGCAACGACCATCCTCGACACGGCTCGCGCGCAGGGCGCCGACCTCGTGGCGCTGGCCACGCACGGCCGGGGGATGTCACGGTTGATGGTGGGCAGCGTGGCCGACAAGGTGCTCCGCGGCGGACCGCGGGCCCTGCTCGTGGTCCGGCCTCAGTAG
- the feoB gene encoding ferrous iron transport protein B translates to MSHGGALARVMSSDERDAAPLRIALVGNPNCGKSTLFNALTGRRQRVANFPGVTVERAEGEYVHGGARVTVVDLPGTYSLAPESPDEAIALDVILGRAQGVAPMDVIVVVVDAENLERNLYLATEILELGRPTVIALNRVDRLERAGMEIDVVELIHDLGAVVVPVVATRGEGVDRLRHAITRAAELPRPALQLVAEHGAAETDAAAVGEADRRYRWISRVVDRTVVRRARATRSVSDRVDAVALHRVWGPVIFLALMLVVFQAMFSWARPLADGIQALVGLAGEGVRLAVPPGQLRGLLLDGALAGVGSVLVFLPQIAILFLFIGILEDSGYMARAAFVMDRYMRPLGLHGKSFIPLISGYACAVPAIMATRTIQHPKERMATIMVVPLMSCSARLPVYTLLVAAFVPAITVGGLFSLQGLTMLGMYLLGTAAALVAAAVFRRTLLRSETRALIIELPSYSLPSWRVLGNSVWQRVRLFLRRAGTVIFAISLLLWALASYPRANAQPGQVITQEQQLSQSALGRLGHAIEPAVHPLGYDWKIGVSMMASFAAREVFVSTMGTIYGVSREGDDTHALAQRLREERDPASGRLAYSPLIALGLMAFYVFALMCTSTVTMTVKETGGGWRGARWAALQFAYMLVLAYGAAFVIYHGGLALGLRGAA, encoded by the coding sequence ATGAGCCACGGCGGCGCCCTCGCCCGCGTGATGTCCAGCGACGAGCGCGACGCCGCGCCCCTCCGCATCGCCCTCGTCGGCAACCCCAACTGCGGCAAGAGCACGCTGTTCAACGCGCTCACCGGCCGCCGCCAGCGCGTGGCCAACTTTCCCGGCGTCACGGTGGAACGTGCCGAGGGGGAGTACGTGCACGGGGGCGCCCGCGTGACGGTGGTGGACCTGCCCGGCACGTACAGTCTCGCGCCCGAATCGCCCGACGAGGCGATCGCGTTGGACGTCATCCTCGGCCGCGCCCAGGGCGTGGCCCCGATGGACGTGATCGTCGTCGTGGTGGACGCCGAGAATCTGGAGCGCAATCTGTACCTGGCCACCGAGATCCTGGAGTTGGGGCGCCCCACGGTCATCGCGCTCAATCGCGTGGACCGTCTCGAGCGCGCCGGCATGGAGATCGACGTCGTGGAGCTCATCCACGACCTGGGCGCGGTGGTGGTGCCCGTGGTGGCCACGCGCGGCGAGGGCGTGGACCGGCTGCGCCACGCCATCACGCGCGCGGCGGAACTGCCCCGCCCGGCGCTGCAGTTGGTGGCCGAGCACGGCGCGGCGGAGACCGACGCCGCTGCCGTCGGCGAGGCCGATCGCCGCTACCGCTGGATCTCGCGGGTCGTGGATCGCACGGTGGTGCGCCGCGCCCGCGCCACGCGGTCGGTGAGCGATCGCGTGGATGCGGTGGCGCTGCACCGCGTGTGGGGGCCCGTGATCTTTCTCGCCCTGATGCTCGTGGTGTTCCAGGCGATGTTCAGCTGGGCGCGTCCGCTGGCCGATGGGATCCAGGCGCTGGTCGGTCTGGCCGGCGAAGGCGTGCGGCTGGCGGTGCCGCCCGGGCAGTTGCGCGGCCTCCTCCTGGACGGCGCGCTGGCCGGCGTGGGCAGCGTGCTGGTGTTCCTCCCGCAGATCGCCATCCTCTTCCTGTTCATCGGCATCCTGGAAGACTCGGGCTACATGGCGCGGGCGGCGTTCGTCATGGACCGCTACATGCGCCCGCTCGGGCTGCACGGCAAGAGCTTCATCCCACTCATCTCGGGCTATGCGTGCGCGGTGCCGGCGATCATGGCCACGCGCACCATCCAGCACCCCAAGGAGCGGATGGCGACGATCATGGTCGTGCCGCTCATGAGCTGCTCGGCGCGGCTGCCGGTGTACACGCTGCTGGTGGCGGCGTTCGTGCCCGCGATCACGGTGGGCGGCCTGTTCAGCCTGCAGGGCCTCACGATGCTCGGCATGTACCTGCTCGGCACCGCGGCCGCGCTCGTCGCGGCGGCGGTGTTCCGCCGCACGCTGCTGCGCTCCGAGACCCGGGCCCTGATCATCGAACTGCCGTCCTACTCGCTGCCCAGTTGGCGGGTGCTCGGCAACTCGGTGTGGCAGCGGGTGCGGCTGTTCCTGCGCCGCGCCGGCACCGTAATCTTCGCCATCTCGCTGCTGCTCTGGGCGCTGGCCAGCTATCCGCGCGCCAACGCGCAGCCCGGACAGGTGATCACCCAGGAGCAGCAACTGTCGCAGTCGGCGCTCGGCCGACTGGGCCACGCCATCGAACCGGCCGTGCACCCGCTGGGCTACGACTGGAAGATCGGCGTCTCGATGATGGCGTCGTTCGCGGCGCGCGAGGTGTTCGTGTCGACCATGGGCACCATCTACGGCGTGTCGCGGGAAGGCGACGACACGCACGCGCTGGCGCAGCGGCTGCGCGAGGAGCGCGATCCGGCCAGCGGCCGGTTGGCCTACTCGCCGCTGATCGCCCTGGGCCTGATGGCGTTCTACGTGTTCGCGCTGATGTGTACGAGCACCGTGACGATGACGGTGAAGGAGACGGGCGGCGGATGGCGCGGCGCGCGGTGGGCCGCGCTGCAGTTTGCCTATATGCTCGTGCTGGCGTACGGCGCGGCGTTCGTGATCTACCACGGCGGTCTCGCCCTCGGATTGCGGGGCGCGGCGTGA
- a CDS encoding FeoA family protein, with protein sequence MLKFWKRATPRRTVSTPRLACPETCPLAACPIGFCALVIGLSCPAPEARRLRTLGVFEGARVGIIDTRSGILLDVRGSRLALDVAVAKTILVRRAAA encoded by the coding sequence GTGCTCAAATTCTGGAAGAGGGCCACTCCCCGACGGACCGTCTCGACGCCGCGCCTGGCGTGTCCGGAGACCTGTCCGCTGGCCGCGTGTCCGATCGGGTTCTGCGCCCTCGTGATCGGCCTCTCCTGCCCCGCCCCCGAAGCCCGGCGTCTCCGCACACTGGGCGTGTTCGAGGGCGCCCGCGTGGGCATCATAGACACGCGCAGCGGCATCCTGCTCGATGTGCGCGGGTCGCGCCTGGCCTTGGACGTCGCCGTGGCGAAGACGATCCTCGTCCGTCGCGCGGCGGCATGA
- a CDS encoding RNA polymerase sigma factor RpoD/SigA: MKQVSHRAAHPAFESIEQRPIHLDILDQYLLEVNRFPLLTLADEMSLARRVQAGDAAALNELVQRNLRFVISVAKKYRNRGLSLLDLIEEGNVGLLTAAQRFDPNRGVKFISYAVWWIRQAILAALARQSRTVRLPLNRTGDLSRVVKSTAALRQELDREPTEEELAQVTGLSTQVVRSLVGVNTNELRLDAPMTSNGDRSVMEQFLQEEAPDVEQETMRRLLRNDLEAALQTLSPRHARVLRLYFGFDDGHERTLEEIGVLFGVTRERIRQLRDRALKHLHEGRSSRTLATYVG; the protein is encoded by the coding sequence ATGAAGCAAGTCAGCCATCGAGCCGCGCATCCCGCGTTTGAGTCCATCGAGCAACGGCCCATCCATCTCGACATCCTCGACCAGTATCTGCTCGAGGTGAACCGGTTCCCGCTGCTCACGCTCGCCGACGAGATGTCGCTCGCGCGACGCGTGCAGGCGGGCGACGCCGCCGCGCTCAACGAACTGGTGCAGCGCAATCTGCGTTTCGTGATATCGGTCGCCAAGAAATACCGCAACCGCGGCCTGTCGCTGCTCGATCTCATCGAAGAGGGGAACGTGGGCCTCCTCACCGCCGCGCAGCGCTTCGACCCCAACCGGGGCGTGAAGTTCATCTCGTACGCCGTGTGGTGGATCCGGCAAGCGATCCTCGCCGCGCTCGCCCGCCAGAGTCGCACGGTGCGGCTGCCGCTCAACCGGACGGGCGATCTGTCCCGGGTGGTCAAGTCCACGGCCGCGCTGCGCCAGGAACTCGACCGTGAACCCACCGAGGAGGAGTTGGCGCAGGTCACGGGCCTGTCCACGCAGGTGGTCCGATCGCTCGTCGGCGTGAACACCAACGAACTCCGCCTGGATGCGCCGATGACCTCCAACGGCGACCGCTCCGTGATGGAGCAGTTCCTCCAGGAGGAGGCCCCCGACGTGGAGCAGGAGACGATGCGCCGGTTGCTCCGCAACGACCTCGAAGCGGCGCTCCAGACCCTCTCGCCGCGCCACGCCCGCGTGCTCAGGCTGTACTTCGGATTCGACGACGGGCACGAGCGCACCCTGGAGGAGATCGGCGTGCTGTTCGGCGTCACCCGCGAGCGCATCAGGCAGCTCCGGGATCGGGCCCTGAAACACCTGCACGAGGGCCGCTCCAGCCGCACCCTGGCTACGTACGTCGGCTGA
- the ccoS gene encoding cbb3-type cytochrome oxidase assembly protein CcoS, whose protein sequence is MSVIYIVVPLALLVVGAAVGAFVWAANRGQFDDLDTPAVRMLHDDEEHKPPSDAR, encoded by the coding sequence ATGAGTGTCATCTATATCGTGGTCCCATTGGCGCTGCTCGTGGTCGGGGCCGCCGTCGGCGCGTTTGTGTGGGCCGCCAACCGCGGGCAATTCGACGATCTCGATACGCCCGCCGTGCGCATGCTCCACGACGACGAGGAGCACAAGCCGCCATCCGACGCGCGCTAG
- a CDS encoding heavy metal translocating P-type ATPase codes for MPAADPTALAPNAATGAAAAARVDVRCTHCGLDVPSGLVEPDAQRQFCCTGCRAAYEILHDHGLDQYYRLGELREQPVTPTGRTYEEFDHASFHQLYVRPLTGGLAQVDLYLEGVHCASCVWLVERVPLLLPGVAGAELEFRRSLARVIWDPTRVPLSRVARMLDSLGYPPHPFRGVQREAVRRREDRAMLVRIGVAGAIAGNIMLAAFALYAGWLGGMEHEWQQFFRWVSFVLVTPAMFWPGRVFFAGAWSAFRTRTLHMDVPIALGLAVGYVQGAANTIRDAGPIYFDGLALLIFLLLVGRYLQQRGQRAAADGAELLYSLTPSTARVVDEAGVHEMPADALLPDMLLDVRPGETLAADGVVADGRSQFDMALLTGESRPVSVSAGAPVFAGTVNLSSPVRVRVQQAGESSRVARILKQVEESGRRRAPVVEAANRVAGYFVAAVLVLAGITFVIWEVLDPGRAVDNAISLLIVTCPCALALSTPLAVSMAIGRAARAGIFIKGGDALEALARPGQLLLDKTGTITEARTALVQWQGPDWVKPLVLALEADSSHPLAAGFRAAWPELAAPAARDAAHVIGGGLSGTVDGRLVLVGSPPFVRQRARDTLAGPGLEGTIDATLTPVLVAVDGRVVAAAGLGDPIRADAAASVAALRDRGWTVRVLSGDAPPVVQAVGRVLHLSASDCVGGASPEDKLRAVESARGERPVVMVGDGVNDAAAIAAATVGIGVHGGAEACLATADIYLTQPGLAPLVQLVRGAERTMRVIRRNLAFSLVYNVVGAGLAMAGLLNPLIAALLMPASSLTVVVSSWRSRTFEGRVS; via the coding sequence ATGCCGGCCGCTGACCCCACGGCGCTCGCGCCCAACGCCGCCACAGGAGCTGCCGCCGCGGCGCGCGTCGACGTGCGCTGCACGCACTGCGGGCTCGATGTACCGTCCGGCCTCGTCGAGCCGGACGCCCAGCGCCAGTTCTGCTGCACGGGTTGCCGCGCCGCGTACGAGATACTGCACGACCACGGGCTGGACCAGTACTACCGGCTGGGCGAACTGCGCGAGCAACCCGTCACGCCCACGGGGCGCACGTACGAGGAGTTCGACCACGCGTCGTTCCACCAGTTGTACGTGCGCCCGCTCACCGGCGGGCTGGCCCAGGTGGATCTGTACCTCGAAGGCGTGCACTGCGCGTCGTGCGTGTGGCTGGTGGAGCGCGTGCCGCTCCTGCTGCCCGGCGTGGCCGGCGCCGAGCTGGAATTCCGGCGGTCGCTGGCCCGCGTGATCTGGGACCCCACGCGGGTGCCGCTCTCGCGCGTGGCGCGGATGCTCGACTCGCTGGGCTACCCGCCGCATCCGTTCCGCGGCGTGCAGCGCGAGGCCGTGCGCCGCCGCGAGGACCGCGCGATGCTGGTGCGCATCGGCGTGGCCGGCGCGATCGCCGGCAACATCATGCTCGCCGCGTTCGCGCTCTACGCCGGATGGCTGGGCGGGATGGAGCACGAGTGGCAGCAGTTCTTCCGGTGGGTGAGCTTCGTGCTCGTCACGCCGGCCATGTTCTGGCCGGGCCGCGTGTTCTTTGCCGGCGCCTGGTCCGCATTCCGCACGCGCACCCTGCACATGGACGTCCCGATCGCGCTCGGGCTGGCGGTGGGCTACGTCCAGGGCGCGGCCAACACCATCCGCGACGCGGGGCCGATCTACTTCGACGGTCTCGCGCTGCTCATCTTCCTGCTGCTCGTGGGCCGCTACCTGCAGCAGCGCGGCCAGCGCGCCGCGGCCGACGGCGCCGAGCTGCTCTACTCGCTCACGCCGTCCACGGCGCGCGTGGTGGACGAGGCCGGCGTCCACGAGATGCCGGCCGACGCGTTGCTCCCCGACATGCTCCTCGACGTGCGCCCCGGCGAGACGCTGGCCGCCGACGGCGTCGTGGCCGACGGTCGCTCGCAGTTCGACATGGCGCTGCTCACCGGCGAGTCGCGTCCCGTGTCGGTGAGCGCCGGCGCGCCGGTGTTCGCCGGCACCGTGAACCTCTCGTCCCCCGTGCGCGTGCGCGTGCAACAGGCGGGCGAATCGAGCCGCGTGGCCCGGATCCTCAAACAGGTGGAGGAGAGCGGACGCCGGCGGGCCCCCGTGGTGGAGGCGGCCAACCGCGTGGCCGGCTACTTCGTGGCCGCGGTGCTCGTGCTCGCCGGCATCACATTTGTGATATGGGAAGTTCTCGACCCGGGGCGGGCGGTGGACAACGCCATCTCGCTGCTCATCGTCACCTGTCCCTGCGCGCTGGCGCTCTCCACGCCGCTCGCCGTGTCGATGGCCATCGGGCGCGCCGCGCGGGCCGGCATCTTCATCAAGGGCGGCGACGCGCTGGAGGCGCTGGCGCGCCCCGGGCAACTGCTGCTCGACAAGACCGGCACGATCACCGAGGCGCGCACCGCGCTCGTGCAGTGGCAGGGCCCGGACTGGGTCAAGCCGCTCGTGCTGGCGCTCGAAGCCGATTCCTCGCACCCGCTGGCCGCCGGATTCCGCGCCGCGTGGCCGGAGCTCGCCGCGCCCGCGGCGCGCGATGCCGCGCACGTGATCGGCGGCGGCCTCTCGGGCACCGTGGATGGCCGCCTCGTGCTCGTGGGTTCGCCGCCGTTCGTGCGCCAGCGCGCCCGCGACACGCTCGCTGGCCCCGGGCTCGAAGGCACGATCGACGCCACGCTCACCCCGGTGTTGGTGGCCGTGGACGGCCGCGTCGTGGCCGCCGCCGGGCTGGGTGATCCGATTCGCGCCGACGCGGCCGCCTCGGTGGCCGCGCTGCGCGACCGCGGGTGGACGGTGCGCGTGCTCTCCGGCGACGCCCCGCCGGTGGTGCAGGCGGTGGGCCGTGTGCTCCACCTGTCTGCCTCCGACTGCGTGGGCGGCGCGTCGCCCGAAGACAAGCTGCGGGCCGTGGAGTCGGCCCGGGGCGAGCGACCGGTGGTGATGGTGGGCGACGGCGTGAACGACGCGGCGGCCATCGCCGCGGCGACGGTGGGCATCGGCGTTCACGGAGGCGCCGAGGCGTGCCTGGCCACCGCGGACATCTACCTCACGCAGCCCGGGCTGGCGCCGCTGGTCCAGCTGGTGCGCGGCGCCGAGCGCACGATGCGGGTGATCCGGCGCAATCTGGCGTTCTCGCTCGTCTACAACGTGGTGGGCGCCGGCCTCGCCATGGCCGGCCTGCTCAACCCGCTGATCGCCGCGCTGCTCATGCCGGCCAGCTCGCTCACGGTGGTGGTCAGCTCGTGGCGATCCCGAACGTTCGAGGGCCGGGTGTCATGA
- a CDS encoding sulfite exporter TauE/SafE family protein, with product MTLLLGVLAASLVGSIHCAAMCGGFVCVYAGASTPRGRHNLPAHVAYNGGRLVSYVSLGVVAGAIGARVDDLGRFAGFGRGAAVLAGTLMVAWALGIIAASFGVRVPGTLAPAWAKQRLGAALIAMRERPPVARAAVTGLLTTLLPCGWLYTFVVTAGGTGSPLAGAGVMFAFWLGTVPVLLSLGLGAQRLLGPVARRLPLASAALVLVLGLLSIAGRVHPPAMHMRVGGASGMPMAMDPAHAGR from the coding sequence GTGACCCTCCTCCTGGGCGTGCTGGCCGCCAGCCTGGTGGGAAGCATCCACTGCGCGGCCATGTGCGGCGGCTTCGTGTGCGTCTACGCCGGAGCTTCTACCCCGCGTGGCCGCCACAACCTGCCCGCGCACGTCGCGTACAACGGCGGACGGCTGGTCTCGTACGTCTCGCTCGGCGTCGTGGCCGGCGCCATCGGCGCGCGGGTGGATGATCTGGGCCGGTTCGCCGGATTCGGCCGCGGCGCCGCCGTGCTCGCCGGGACGCTCATGGTCGCGTGGGCGCTGGGCATCATCGCCGCGTCGTTCGGCGTGCGCGTGCCCGGCACGCTCGCGCCCGCCTGGGCCAAGCAGCGCCTCGGCGCGGCGCTCATCGCCATGCGCGAACGCCCGCCGGTGGCCCGCGCCGCCGTCACCGGGCTGCTCACCACGCTCCTGCCGTGCGGATGGCTCTACACGTTCGTCGTCACGGCGGGCGGCACCGGCAGCCCGCTCGCCGGCGCCGGCGTGATGTTCGCATTCTGGCTCGGCACGGTACCCGTGCTCCTCAGCCTCGGGCTGGGCGCGCAGAGGCTGCTCGGCCCGGTGGCGCGCCGCCTGCCGTTGGCCAGCGCCGCGCTCGTGCTCGTGCTCGGGCTGCTCTCCATTGCCGGACGCGTTCACCCACCCGCCATGCACATGCGCGTTGGCGGGGCGAGCGGCATGCCGATGGCGATGGACCCCGCCCATGCCGGCCGCTGA
- a CDS encoding FixH family protein, with protein sequence MKRGSSWPIGVAVVLAATVALNIWVYRVANDDPSFAIEPDYYQKAMAWDSTMAQARENVALGWRLSPTLAAFTEHDGAVLQVTLTDSSGTAIPDATVKVAAFFNARANDVIDTTLARDSTGYAVTLPVTRGGVWELQFDVQRGRQRFTAISRVEAVPARAGT encoded by the coding sequence ATGAAGCGCGGCAGCAGTTGGCCCATCGGAGTCGCCGTCGTGCTGGCGGCGACCGTGGCCCTCAACATCTGGGTCTATCGCGTGGCGAACGACGATCCCTCGTTCGCCATCGAGCCCGACTACTATCAGAAGGCGATGGCCTGGGACAGCACCATGGCCCAGGCCCGGGAGAACGTCGCGCTCGGCTGGCGGCTGTCGCCCACGCTGGCCGCGTTCACCGAACACGACGGAGCCGTGCTGCAGGTGACGCTCACCGATTCGTCGGGCACCGCGATCCCCGACGCCACGGTGAAGGTGGCGGCGTTCTTCAACGCCCGCGCCAACGACGTCATCGACACCACGCTGGCCCGCGACTCCACCGGCTACGCCGTCACCCTGCCCGTGACGCGCGGAGGCGTGTGGGAGCTGCAGTTCGACGTGCAGCGCGGCCGCCAGCGGTTCACCGCCATCTCGCGCGTCGAGGCCGTGCCGGCGCGCGCCGGCACGTGA